Below is a genomic region from Spirosoma radiotolerans.
GGTGTTGCCATACCGGAATTAGGCTTTTTGACTTGGATTGGGGCTGGTGTAACCTTGTATGGCTTATTCTATTTTATTTTCCACGATGTCATCGTTCACCGGCGCGTGAAGCTGAAAGTCGACACCAGCGGCCGATACATGCAGCGCATTATGCGGGCGCACTACATTCACCATAAAGTACATACGCGGGAAGGAGCAGAAGCCTTTGGGTTTCTCTACGCACCCAAAAAGTACGACCGGCCAATAAAAACTGCCAAACCAGAAACCAACTCTAAATCGACCCCGGCTTAATGTGTGATTGGTTGGCTATTCATAACCAGCAAACACATAAAAAAGGCGTATCCGTTAGCTGGAGTACGCCTTTTTTATGATGATGCCCGAACGACTAATACTCGTCTTCGTTGAAGAAGAAGTCATCTTTGGTTGGATAATCCGGCCAGATCTCTTCGATGCTCTCGTAAGGCTGCCCATCATCTTCAAGTTCCTGAAGGTTCTCAACAACTTCAAGTGGAGCTCCAGAGCGAATCGAGTAATCAATTAGTTCGTCTTTGGTGGCAGGCCAGGGGGCATCTTCCAGATAGGATGCTAATTCGAGTGTCCAGTACATAGTATGTTCGATATTTGAATGACTATTTTTTCAATGGGTGCAAAAGTAAAAAAACCGTTAATATCCAAGCTCTTTTTAGCAAAAATGTTCGCGCTTGGTCTTTTAAATGGATTTAGGCCATTAACGTGGAAAATAGATGATTGTTTTTCTTCTGTAAAAGAAAGGCACTAATTGGCGTTTCAAACACGAAAGAAAAGCCTATGTAACCTGCTTTTTCATTGACCATAATTTCGTTATCTGTCCGCCAATAAGTCCTAATGTAATTAATCCAGGGCTATTTGCCAAATTTATCTTCTACCTCTACCTAAGTTGTTTCATGCAGATTGAAGTGTGCTCTTATTCGCTTAATTCGTGCCTTGCTGCTCAACGAGCCGGGGCTAGTCGGATCGAACTGTGCGGTGGCCTGGCCGAAGGGGGCACTACGCCCAGCGCGGGCCTTATTCAATTGGTCCGTCAACAGGTAACAATTCCTTTCTATGTGATGATTCGGCCACGAGGGGGAGATTTTTTTTATTCGGAGACTGAATTTGCCGTTATGAAGGCCGATATCCAATTGGCCAAAGCGCTGGGAGCCGACGGACTGGTGTTTGGCCTGTTGAAACCCGATGGATCGGTTGATGAAGAACGGACCCGCCAGCTTATCGATTTAGCCGCTCCGCTTCCCGTTACATTTCATCGGGCTTTCGATATGACCCGAGCTCCGCTCGAAGCCCTCGAAGCCGTTGTTCGGGCGGGGGCCGTCCGCATCCTTACCTCTGGTCAGCAGCAAACGGCCGAACGGGGTTTACCTGTTCTTCGTCAACTCAGCGAAGCAGCGGCCGGCAGAATCGAAATTATGGCGGGGGCCGGCGTGAATGAACAAAATGCACAATTACTCATTGACACAGGCGTTGACGCCCTGCATTTAAGTGGAAGTCAGAAAGAAGATAGCGGCATGGTATTTCGGCAACCGTCGGTGTCAATGGCATCATCGTTGCCTGGCGAGTACGAAAACGTCGAAGCCAATGAAGCGAAAATCCGAGCAGTGGTTAGGTTTGCAGCATAACGCGGATCGCACGGACATCCCTGGTCCTGTCTGCATTACAGGACAATAGCCCGGTTACCTGATATAAACACACGGTCGTTGAATACTAATTTCAGTGCCTGGGACAACACAATCTTTTCGACATCTTTCCCTTCTGTCGCCATATCAGCTGCAGTGTGGCGGTGGTCCACTTCTTTTACATTCTGGGCAATAATTGGGCCTTCGTCTAAGTCATTATTGACAAAGTGAGCCGTTGCCCCGATGATCTTAACGCCCCGTTCGTAGGCTTGCCGGTAGGGATTGGCCCCCACGAAAGCCGGTAGAAATGAGTGATGTATGTTAATGATCCGGTTTGGAAAATGATTGACAAACCCGGCGGTCAGCACACGCATGTACTTAGCCAGTACCACATATTCGGGTTCATAAATGGCCATTGTTCGCAAGATTGCTTCTTCGTGCTCCTCCCTGGTTCTATCTTCATGCGAGATATAATGGAATGGTATCCCAAACTTACTAACCAGCGGCTGCAGGCTATTATAGTTGCTCACAACGGCCAGAATATTGGCATCCAGCTCATCGAACGCATAGCGAATTAGTAACTCACCCAGGCAGTGATGTTCCTTGGTTACCATGACGACAATGTTCTTTTTGCGCTTGGGATTTAGGCGAAACGTAATCCCCGACGACTTGGTAGCACCTTCCACTTGCTCGTCAAAACCGGGCACCGTAGTTTGCAATTCATTCAGCAAAGCGGCACTGTCGAACGCATCTGCTGCCCCTCCTGCCTGGATCGGCCCAGCCTCAAACTCTGTCCGCATAAAAAACCGTCCTGACGGGCTTACATATTCATCATTGTGAATGATGTTAAGACCATGCCGGAACAGTACGCCTGTTACGTGATAAATCAAGCCCTTACTATCGGGGCCATCCATAAGCAATATGTGTTTATCGGGAACTGCCATCCTTCGTTTCGAATAAATCGCTTAAAAGTAGTAAATGCCTGCCGTTTATTCCTTTAATTTGAGCCGTAAGCCCTATATCAATGGTAAATCGACGTCGTTTCCTAACCCTTAGCTCACTAGCCGGACTTGTTCCTTCGCTGTCATTCAGCCACTCAAAACTAATGCACATAGGCGCATCAAAGACGCTTTCAACTGCCGATTCTCCTAATTCTACCATACACACAGCTGGGCCATCCCCGCTGGTTATTTCAACCTGGAAACAACCCAAAGCCAACGCAGCCGCTCAGGCTGTGCTTGATCGGGGCGGGCGCGCCCTGGAGGCCGTCGAAGCCGGTGTCCGGGTACCCGAAGCCGACCCCGAAGATATGAGCGTTGGGTACGGGGGCCGCCCCGATCGCGATGGCCATGTTACCCTCGATGCCTGTATTATGGACGAGAAGGGGAATGCAGGGTCTGTTACGTTTCTGGAACATATCATGCACCCGATTTCAGTAGCACGGGCCGTCATGGAGAAAACGCCCCACGTGATGCTTTCCGGCGAAGGGGCGCTCAGTTTTGCCCTTGCCCAGGGGTTTAAGAAAGAGAATCTACTGACGAAAAAAGCCGAGAAGGAATGGCGCGAATGGCTGAAAACGGCCAATTATAAACCCATTGCGAACATTGAACGGCACGACACCATCGGCATGCTGGCCATTGATAGCAAAGGCGATATTTCGGGAGCGTGTACCACCAGTGGACTCGCCTACAAAATGCACGGCCGTGTAGGCGATTCACCCATTATTGGGGCAGGTCTGTTCGTCGATAATGAAATTGGGGGAGCCTGCGCTACTGGACTGGGTGAGTTGGTGATGCGTACCTGCGGTTCATTTTTAGTTGTGGAATTAATGCGACAAGGACGAACGCCACAGCAGGCCTGCGAAGAAGCGGCTTTACGCATTGTGAACAAGCAGGAATTCAAAGACATACAGGTCGGTTTTCTGGCCGTTAATAAGAAAGGTGAGCACGGTGCCTTCAGTATTCAGCCGGGTTTTAACTTCACGTTGTCTCAGGATAAAGAGACAAAAGTGACCGACGCCAAGTCATATTTAAAATAAACAAAATAATCTCGCATTGTTTATATTGTTTACTTGCACGGAAAACAGCCAGGAAGTCGTCGTAATTAACCATTGCGCCAAAACAACTAACTAATTTGGAAGCGGTATTCTCAACATCGAAGCGTAAATTACTACTCGAAATCGCCTGGGAGGTGTGTAATCAGGTAGGCGGTATCTATACAGTTATCCGGTCGAAAGTACCGGCAATGGTTGAAAAATGGGATGACAATTACGTCGCTTTAGGGCCTTATTTTCCGCAGCGGGCAGCCGCTGAATTTGAACCCATCACGGATTCCGACGAAACTGAAATTGGCCAAACGGTGCGAAAAATGCGCCAGCTAGGCTACCGTGTTGAGTATGGATACTGGCTCGTTACGGGCCGTCCAAGGGTCGTTTTGTTCGATATCAGCAGCATTACACCTGATCAACTCAATAAAATAAAGACCGATCTCTGGATCAACTATCAACTTTCTACGCTAAACGTTGAAGACCTCGTTAACCAGACGATTGCCTTTGGCGAAATGGTGCGCCTGTTTATTACGCTGCTGGCTGAAGACCATGCCCGGCGCGTCGATTTCGTGGCGCATTTTCACGAATGGATGGCCAGCACTGGTTTGCCCGACCTGCGCCGTGACAATGTGAAAGTGGCCACCGTTTTTACTACCCACGCGACTATGCTTGGGCGCTATCTGGCCCAGAACGAACCTGGCTTTTATGGCAAATTGCCTTTTTTCGACTGGAAGCGGGAAGCCCAGCACTACGGCATTGATTGCCAGGCCACGATTGAGCGGTTATCGGCTTTGCAAGCGCACGTTTTTACAACGGTAAGTGATGTAACAGCGCGTGAATGTGAGGTTTTCCTAGGGCGAAATCCTGATCTTGTTCTGCCCAACGGCCTGAACGTAACGCGGTTTGCGGCTGTCCACGAGTTTCAGAACCTGCACGTTCGCTACAAGCAGAAGATCCATGAATTTGTGATGGGCCACTTCTTCCAGAGTTATTCATTCGATCTGGAAAAAACCCTCTACTTCTTCACATCTGGCCGGTTCGAATTTACCAATAAAGGCTATGACCTCACGCTCGAAGCTTTGGCCCGCCTGAACTACCGGATGCGTGAAGCTGGTATGGACATGACGGTGGTGATGTTTATGGTTACCAAGCAACCCTACACCTCCATCAATCCCGACGTGCTTCACTCACGAGCCCTGCTCGACGAAATCCAGGAAACCTGTGAAAGCATTGAGAAACAGGTGGGCGAACGCTTGTTTCAGGCAGCCGCTTCTGATCCGCAAGGCACAGCGCTACCAGACTTGAATAATTTTGTCGATGAATACTGGCGGCTTCGGCTTCGGCGCACGGTACAAAGCTGGAAAACCAAGCATTTACCGCCCTTCGTAACGCACAACCTGGTGCAGGAGGACGATATGACACGGTTTATTCAAAAAGCCAATCTGGTCAATAATGAATTCGACCGGGTAAAAATTGTCTATCACCCCGATTTCATTGCCTCTACGAATCCGCTCTTTGGCCTGGATTATAGCCAGTTTGTGCGTGGATGTCACCTGGGCGTATTTCCAAGTTACTACGAGCCGTGGGGATATACACCCCTGGAATGTGTAGTCCGGGGAATTCCAACCGTGACCAGCGATCAGTCGGGTTTTGGTGATTTCATTATGCAAATCATGCGCGATTACGAGAACCGGGGTATTTACGTGATCAATCGCCGAACCCAGTCGTTCGAAGAAGCGGCTGATCAGCTAGCTGATGTTCTTTATCGCTTTGTGCGGATGGCTCAGCGCGACCGGATTCAGCAACGCAACCGCGTCGAAAGCATTGCCGATGTCTTTGACTGGAGCAGTCTCCGCTCTTATTACGATACAGCCCATGATTTAGCCCTGAAACGCCGGAAACCGTAGACAGATGTATGATATAGACTGTTAGTATATACATCGCACATTGCTTATGATTTATATCGGCATTATCAACGTTTCAGACCGGGCTAGCGCAGGTGTATATGAAGACATACCGGGAAAGGCCGTTGTTGGCTTTCTGACGGAATGGCTTAGTTGTGACTGGCAACCCGTATACCGCATTATTCCCGATGAACAGGATCAGTTGGAAGCTACGATGATTGAACTGGCCGACACCGAAGGATGCTGCCTGGTCGTAACCACGGGGGGCACTGGTCCCGCCCTTCGCGACGTTACCCCCGAAGCGACAGAAGCGGTTTGCCAGAAAATGATGCCTGGTTTCGGCGAATTGATGCGCCAGGAAAGTCTTAAGTACGTTCCTACGGCTATATTATCGCGCCAGACAGCCGGCATTCGTAATCAGACGCTTATTCTCAATTTACCGGGTAAGCCAAAAGCGATTGGTCAGTGTTTGTCGGTCGTTTTTCCCGCAATTCCCTATTGCGTTGATCTCATTGGTGGACCGTTCCTGACCACACACGAGAATAAAATGGCTGTTTTCAGGCCTAAAAGCTAGTTGTACCCACGGCCTTTAGCCCGTCCGTAGTTCTTTCCAATTGATACGAGGGCTGAAGGCCGTGGGTACAATTAACGTTCATTTTGGAAAACTAACCTTTCCCATTGAAACTGTAGGTACGCCCTGCCTGTCGCCGAAAGAGGTGCTTCCGCCAGCCAGGCTTTCGTTGGCCAGGACCGCAAACAGGACCGCTTCTTTGGCATCGCCATCGATGCCCAGACTGTCCGTACGGTCAAACTGGCAATCGGGAAGTGCCTTATACAGCCTTTGGGTCAATTGCGGATTATGGGCTCCGCCCCCGCTCATGTAAATCCGAAAAGCGACTTCCTTCTTTTCAGAGGACGAATTGAGCAAAACGCGCTCTATGGCTTGCGTGATGGTATCGGCGCTGAACTGCACGAGCGTGGCCATCAGGTCGGTTGCAGGTAGATCAAGGGTCTGACTACGTACCTGAGCTTCTTCCACATAAGGCACATTAAAGACTTCAGGACCAGTGGTTTTGGGGAAAGGAGCGTCGAAAAAAGGATTCTTCTTCAAGGCCAGCAATAGATCAGCATTAACCTGCCCCTGAGCGGCTAACTGGCCATCTTCATCGTAGGGTTTGTTGAGAAACTTCCGGGCATACGCATCCAGAAGTGTGTTCCCCGGACCAGTATCGGTGGTAAAGACCCGGTTAGCATCGCCATCGGCAGGTAAATACGTGAAATTGGCAATACCGCCCATGTTGAGCAAAATCCGATTCTCGCCCAGTTGAGAAAACATAAAATAATCACCATATACAGCAAGGGGAGCTCCCTCTCCCCCATGCGCAACGTGTTTTTGTCGAAAATCGCTGAAGGTTAAAATCCCCGTTACAGCGGCAATATGATCGCCATCACCAATCTGAAGCGTGGCATTGGGGAACTTATCGCGCCGGTGCTGACTTTTGGGGGCGTGATATACGGTTTGTCCGTGGCTTGCCACGATGTCCACTTCATCGGGGGCTACTCCCCAGTTGTGCAGGCAGTTGAGAATAAGTTGACCATGAAGCCGGCCAATGTATGGATTTAACAAACAAAGCTGTTCGAAGTCGATGGTGGGCTTAGCAAAAATGGTACGGATTTCAGCTTTGAATTCCTCATCGAAGGAAACCGTTGAGAAACGTTCGAGCGTAACGGCTGTCGCTGGCCCACTGCCCGAAATACGGCATAAGGCGACATCAAGGCCATCGAGTGAAGTACCCGACATAAGCCCAATGATCCGGCGGTCCGTTTTCCGGGCTATATCGTAAAGATGTTGAATTTGGGAATTCATAGACAATCAGGCAAATAGAACGGGGCTACCAGAAACGGCAACTTGACCAGTAGCCTTTGGAAAACCGACACGCAAATAACGCATGGATTTTTGGGGCGACGAGCAATTTTCTTTTTTTGAAAGCATTCTGTTTTCGGCCCTGGGCCAATCGGTCGAGGTGATTGAAATGCAGTTCATCTCCGGTGGTAATATTAATACATCGGCCCAGGTATTTTCGTCGGAAGGCGTTTTCTTCGTTAAATGGAATCAACTGGAACCGGCTGCCGATGGGCAATCCGAGCTGTTTGCCGCCGAAGCGAGAGGCCTTGATCTACTTCGGCAGACCGATACTATCCATATCCCGAACGTAATTGGTCATGGTCGCCATCTGGAAAAGGCTTACCTCATTCTTGACTACATTGATCCCGGAATACCGGATAAAGCTTACTGGGAAACCCTTGGCCATTCGCTGGCCGTTTTGCATTCGCACACGCAACCAACGTTTGGGTTAAATTTTGCCAATTATATTGGCTCATTAGCACAAACCAATACGCCTACCACCAACGGGTACGACTTCTTTTTTGAACAAAGACTGCTCCCCCAGGCTGGCTTAGCGTTGTACAAAGGGTTGCTGACCAAATCAACGTACGACGCTTTATTCCGACTCCGTGAACGTTTACCCGCTTTATTACCGAATGAGCGTCCTGCCTTGCTCCATGGCGATTTATGGTCAGGTAATGTACTGGTTAATGAGGACGGGCAACCGGCGCTGATCGACCCGGCGGTTTATTATGGCTTCCGTGAAGCGGAACTCGCCTTTACTAAATTATTCGCCGGTTTCGACGACCGTTTTTACGAAGCTTATCACGAAACGTTTCCTCTTCAGGATGGTTTCAGCGAGCGCATCGCCATCTATAACCTGTATCCACTGCTGGTTCATGTGAATCTGTTTGGCTCGGGCTACGTTAGTGGCGTAGAACGGGTATTGAAACAGTTCTAATATTCAGGCTAATCGGGAGATTATCCGCGCATTATTCAAACGGCCGATTCAGAAATTTAGGCCAGACATTTATGGAAATTACTTCGTTCGAACAGTTCGAGTTGAACCGGCAGTTGCTTAATGCCGTAGCGGAACTTGGGTACTCAGAACCGACCCCTATTCAGCAGCAAACCATTCCGCTGAGCCTGGGAAACCACGACGTGCTGGGCATTGCCCAAACCGGGACGGGCAAAACAGCAGCTTATCTGCTCCCAATTCTGATGAAAGTGAAATACGCACAGGGCCAAAATCCGCGTGCGTTAATCCTGGCACCTACCCGAGAGCTGGTCATGCAGATTAATCAGGCGGTGAGCGAATTAGGTAAGTTCACCGACCTACGTCATGTGGCTCTATATGGCGGGCTCGGACCGAAAACCCAGATTGAAGCGCTTCGCAAAGGAATTGATATCATTGTGGCGACCCCCGGCCGGTTCATGGATTTATACCGCACCGGTGAGATTGTGACGAAAGAAATTCGCACGATGGTCCTTGATGAAGCCGATAAAATGATGGATATGGGTTTTATGCCTCAGATTCGGTCAATTCTGGAAATTATCCCGCGCAAACGCCAGAATCTGTTGTTCTCGGCTACGTTTGGTGGGCGCGTGGAGCGGTTGTCGGCCGAATTTCTGGAAGCACCCATCAAAATAGAAGTGTCTCCGCAAGCATCCACTGCCGACATGGTGAATCAGGTGATTTATGAAGCACCGAACTTCCGCACCAAGATCAACATGCTGGATTACCTGATTACGAAAGAAGCCTTTCAGCGGGTGATCATCTTTGCCCGGACAAAAGGTACTGCCGAGAACATTTATAAATTCCTGGCACGCAAAGTGTTAGATACCGATAAGGTTCGGGTTATTCACGCAAACAAAGGGCAAAATACGCGGATTAATGCTATGGAGGCCTTTAAAGAAGGCAATATTCAGGTGTTGGTCGCAACGGATGTAGCGGCTCGCGGAATTGATGTAGCCGAAGTAAGTCACGTCATTAATTTCGACCTGCCCTTGATTTATGAGGATTATGTTCACCGAATCGGTCGGACGGGTCGCGCTAATCGCTCGGGCGAAGCTATCACGTTTCTGACTAAAGCCGAGGAATATCATGTTCAAAAGATTGAACGAATCATTCGCATGACGATTCCCCGCCAACCGCTGCCACCCGAAGTGGAGGTAACGGAAACGCCCTTTGAGGAAGAACAGGCGATGCTGCGGGAGATTGACGAACAACGCCGGAAAGAAGATCCTACTTTTTTAGGGGCTTTTCACGATAAAAAAACGACGAATACGCCCGCTGACAAAGCTCGTCTGAAAGCAAAGGCGAAACGGATGGGGACCCCAAAAGCTGCGGCATCGAGTGTAGGTGCCCGTTCTGGCGGCTTTAAGAACAAATCTGGTAATAAAGTAGGTGGTAAGTCAGGTGGCGCCAAGAAGTCGGGACCACGCGGAGGACGTCGGTAATCCATTTGAAATGTACTAACTTGGATTCCCATTTCGTTCTATCGAGACAAAACTCCCTGGTATAGTATTTTCTATGAACGTTCGGATGAATCTGATACAGTGGGCTTTAATTGCGCTACCGTTTTTAACGGAAGCTCAGCCAAAGCAACTTGTTATATCGGCACGTTCGGGCGATTCGGTTCGACAAACCCAGGCCACTCAGCGACCCGTTGAACCGATGACGCAACAGCCCGCCGAATCCGTTTCAACGGATGCAGCCGAATCAGCGAATGGATCATTAAATACGCTGCCTCTCTTTGGCGAACGACCCAAAACGGCGGATCAGATTGATGCCGAAATCCATTTCCTGAACGACTGCGATCGCAATTTTGCCAGCCGCTCCGAGGCCAGTGATTTTTTTGCAGCTCGTGGCTGGGATTATGTTGCCGACGGGCAATTGGATACAGCGGCCTACCGATTCAATTTATCCTGGCTGCTCAATGACCGAAATGCCGATGCTTTTTGGGGATTAGGTGTCGTCTACTACCAAAAAAACCAATTGCCAACGGCCATCCGAATGCTGAAAAAAGGCATAGCTATGGCGGATAGTAATGTGGCGCTGATAACCGATCTGGCTACTGTAGAAATAAAGCAGTACCAGATCAAGCCCGAGTCCGAACTGCTTATTGAAGCAGAAAACTATCTTCAACGGGCGCTCACCCTTAGTCCGAACAACGCTTCGTCGTACCAGAAGCTGTCCATCGTGTATTACCTGAAGGCTGATTATATGAAGGCCTGGGACTATTTCCACCAAACCCGTAACCTGGATATGTCCATACTCGACCTGGGTTACCTGAACGAGCTACTGGCCAAACAGCCTGACCCTAAGAAGGTCTTTAAGTAAAGAAGCCGTCGCAACACACTTGCGACGGCTTCTTTACTTTTTCATTCCGGCTATCGTCGGAATGAAAAAATGCCAGAAATCAGACAGTACTTAATTCTCCGTTTCTTCGTCCTGAACGACTTTCTCCTTGGCTCGCTCAAAGGTCACTTTGCCCTTCTCGTCCCACTCAGTGATGGTGTAGGGCTCAAATTCGGTGTCCCATTGATTACTGGCATATTGGGTAAGTTTCCGTCGCATACGCCGACCATTGGGATTGACAGGATAGTATTCTGTCCATCGACCCACTTTTACACCGTTGTCGTATTTTCCTTCTTCGGCTATTAATCCATTTTCATAAAAGGCCATGTATGTTCCTTTTACTTTGCCATATTCTACCGGAATAATTTCCTTGATCTTATGGTGGGTTGAATCATAAAATACCAGGCGAGACTCAGCGGGCACGCCCCTATGCCAGCGCACTTTATCCGTAAGCAT
It encodes:
- a CDS encoding sterol desaturase family protein gives rise to the protein MLVNVALVLGTFLFMEGVAWFTHKYIMHGFLWNWHRDHHNHHNGFFEVNDLFAVVFSLTAIGMFLAGVAIPELGFLTWIGAGVTLYGLFYFIFHDVIVHRRVKLKVDTSGRYMQRIMRAHYIHHKVHTREGAEAFGFLYAPKKYDRPIKTAKPETNSKSTPA
- a CDS encoding DUF2795 domain-containing protein; its protein translation is MYWTLELASYLEDAPWPATKDELIDYSIRSGAPLEVVENLQELEDDGQPYESIEEIWPDYPTKDDFFFNEDEY
- a CDS encoding copper homeostasis protein CutC; this translates as MQIEVCSYSLNSCLAAQRAGASRIELCGGLAEGGTTPSAGLIQLVRQQVTIPFYVMIRPRGGDFFYSETEFAVMKADIQLAKALGADGLVFGLLKPDGSVDEERTRQLIDLAAPLPVTFHRAFDMTRAPLEALEAVVRAGAVRILTSGQQQTAERGLPVLRQLSEAAAGRIEIMAGAGVNEQNAQLLIDTGVDALHLSGSQKEDSGMVFRQPSVSMASSLPGEYENVEANEAKIRAVVRFAA
- the purU gene encoding formyltetrahydrofolate deformylase, whose product is MAVPDKHILLMDGPDSKGLIYHVTGVLFRHGLNIIHNDEYVSPSGRFFMRTEFEAGPIQAGGAADAFDSAALLNELQTTVPGFDEQVEGATKSSGITFRLNPKRKKNIVVMVTKEHHCLGELLIRYAFDELDANILAVVSNYNSLQPLVSKFGIPFHYISHEDRTREEHEEAILRTMAIYEPEYVVLAKYMRVLTAGFVNHFPNRIINIHHSFLPAFVGANPYRQAYERGVKIIGATAHFVNNDLDEGPIIAQNVKEVDHRHTAADMATEGKDVEKIVLSQALKLVFNDRVFISGNRAIVL
- a CDS encoding isoaspartyl peptidase/L-asparaginase family protein gives rise to the protein MVNRRRFLTLSSLAGLVPSLSFSHSKLMHIGASKTLSTADSPNSTIHTAGPSPLVISTWKQPKANAAAQAVLDRGGRALEAVEAGVRVPEADPEDMSVGYGGRPDRDGHVTLDACIMDEKGNAGSVTFLEHIMHPISVARAVMEKTPHVMLSGEGALSFALAQGFKKENLLTKKAEKEWREWLKTANYKPIANIERHDTIGMLAIDSKGDISGACTTSGLAYKMHGRVGDSPIIGAGLFVDNEIGGACATGLGELVMRTCGSFLVVELMRQGRTPQQACEEAALRIVNKQEFKDIQVGFLAVNKKGEHGAFSIQPGFNFTLSQDKETKVTDAKSYLK
- a CDS encoding glycosyltransferase, with the translated sequence MEAVFSTSKRKLLLEIAWEVCNQVGGIYTVIRSKVPAMVEKWDDNYVALGPYFPQRAAAEFEPITDSDETEIGQTVRKMRQLGYRVEYGYWLVTGRPRVVLFDISSITPDQLNKIKTDLWINYQLSTLNVEDLVNQTIAFGEMVRLFITLLAEDHARRVDFVAHFHEWMASTGLPDLRRDNVKVATVFTTHATMLGRYLAQNEPGFYGKLPFFDWKREAQHYGIDCQATIERLSALQAHVFTTVSDVTARECEVFLGRNPDLVLPNGLNVTRFAAVHEFQNLHVRYKQKIHEFVMGHFFQSYSFDLEKTLYFFTSGRFEFTNKGYDLTLEALARLNYRMREAGMDMTVVMFMVTKQPYTSINPDVLHSRALLDEIQETCESIEKQVGERLFQAAASDPQGTALPDLNNFVDEYWRLRLRRTVQSWKTKHLPPFVTHNLVQEDDMTRFIQKANLVNNEFDRVKIVYHPDFIASTNPLFGLDYSQFVRGCHLGVFPSYYEPWGYTPLECVVRGIPTVTSDQSGFGDFIMQIMRDYENRGIYVINRRTQSFEEAADQLADVLYRFVRMAQRDRIQQRNRVESIADVFDWSSLRSYYDTAHDLALKRRKP
- the mog gene encoding molybdopterin adenylyltransferase, whose protein sequence is MIYIGIINVSDRASAGVYEDIPGKAVVGFLTEWLSCDWQPVYRIIPDEQDQLEATMIELADTEGCCLVVTTGGTGPALRDVTPEATEAVCQKMMPGFGELMRQESLKYVPTAILSRQTAGIRNQTLILNLPGKPKAIGQCLSVVFPAIPYCVDLIGGPFLTTHENKMAVFRPKS
- a CDS encoding anhydro-N-acetylmuramic acid kinase, with the translated sequence MNSQIQHLYDIARKTDRRIIGLMSGTSLDGLDVALCRISGSGPATAVTLERFSTVSFDEEFKAEIRTIFAKPTIDFEQLCLLNPYIGRLHGQLILNCLHNWGVAPDEVDIVASHGQTVYHAPKSQHRRDKFPNATLQIGDGDHIAAVTGILTFSDFRQKHVAHGGEGAPLAVYGDYFMFSQLGENRILLNMGGIANFTYLPADGDANRVFTTDTGPGNTLLDAYARKFLNKPYDEDGQLAAQGQVNADLLLALKKNPFFDAPFPKTTGPEVFNVPYVEEAQVRSQTLDLPATDLMATLVQFSADTITQAIERVLLNSSSEKKEVAFRIYMSGGGAHNPQLTQRLYKALPDCQFDRTDSLGIDGDAKEAVLFAVLANESLAGGSTSFGDRQGVPTVSMGKVSFPK
- a CDS encoding fructosamine kinase family protein; translated protein: MDFWGDEQFSFFESILFSALGQSVEVIEMQFISGGNINTSAQVFSSEGVFFVKWNQLEPAADGQSELFAAEARGLDLLRQTDTIHIPNVIGHGRHLEKAYLILDYIDPGIPDKAYWETLGHSLAVLHSHTQPTFGLNFANYIGSLAQTNTPTTNGYDFFFEQRLLPQAGLALYKGLLTKSTYDALFRLRERLPALLPNERPALLHGDLWSGNVLVNEDGQPALIDPAVYYGFREAELAFTKLFAGFDDRFYEAYHETFPLQDGFSERIAIYNLYPLLVHVNLFGSGYVSGVERVLKQF
- a CDS encoding DEAD/DEAH box helicase, encoding MEITSFEQFELNRQLLNAVAELGYSEPTPIQQQTIPLSLGNHDVLGIAQTGTGKTAAYLLPILMKVKYAQGQNPRALILAPTRELVMQINQAVSELGKFTDLRHVALYGGLGPKTQIEALRKGIDIIVATPGRFMDLYRTGEIVTKEIRTMVLDEADKMMDMGFMPQIRSILEIIPRKRQNLLFSATFGGRVERLSAEFLEAPIKIEVSPQASTADMVNQVIYEAPNFRTKINMLDYLITKEAFQRVIIFARTKGTAENIYKFLARKVLDTDKVRVIHANKGQNTRINAMEAFKEGNIQVLVATDVAARGIDVAEVSHVINFDLPLIYEDYVHRIGRTGRANRSGEAITFLTKAEEYHVQKIERIIRMTIPRQPLPPEVEVTETPFEEEQAMLREIDEQRRKEDPTFLGAFHDKKTTNTPADKARLKAKAKRMGTPKAAASSVGARSGGFKNKSGNKVGGKSGGAKKSGPRGGRR
- a CDS encoding tetratricopeptide repeat protein translates to MNVRMNLIQWALIALPFLTEAQPKQLVISARSGDSVRQTQATQRPVEPMTQQPAESVSTDAAESANGSLNTLPLFGERPKTADQIDAEIHFLNDCDRNFASRSEASDFFAARGWDYVADGQLDTAAYRFNLSWLLNDRNADAFWGLGVVYYQKNQLPTAIRMLKKGIAMADSNVALITDLATVEIKQYQIKPESELLIEAENYLQRALTLSPNNASSYQKLSIVYYLKADYMKAWDYFHQTRNLDMSILDLGYLNELLAKQPDPKKVFK